The window CAGGTGCTTGTTCCCCCTCCTGCTGCGTTCTTGCCGGGGTCTCAACACTCCAGACTGGGACACATGGCCTGACACCTGGAGAAACGCTTAAGGTTGGgccttccccctcctcttcctattCTGCGTGTCTGATTCTTAGACGCTGCTTAGAACTGTCTTCACCCTCGCCTCAGAGATTCAAGGCAGTGGAGAAAGTATGTGATCTGGAGTCAGGGGACCTCAGTTTGAATCATTAGGATAGGCCACCCGCTCCGGGCCTCACTTGTCCcatctgtcagacagggatggtGGTACCAAAAAAAGCCGATGTGAAGGCACAAAGCCATAGAGAGTAAAATAACCATGATGATGGGATGGGACCTCACTTAAACATTGTGGTCACTTCACTAAATGCTTTATGTACGTCATTGAATCCTTGAAACAGCCCTAAAACATAGGAAAACTCAGGCACCAAGAGGTTCTATAGCCCACGTGAGGCCTCATAGGCAGTAAGTGGCAGGGGTGGGACTATGGGATTCAAGCCAGTTCCAGAGCCTCTCCGTTCTCCAGGGAGGCAGCACAGCCATTGCGGGAGAGGAGAGGCACAGGGACACGTGGGAAACAGCAGGCCTCCTTGGGGTTTCCTGCTGTCCTCCTGctcatcctctttctttttctttgtttttggggGTGGGAACAAGAGGTGGGTGAGTGAAGCTGGAATTAGTGAGTCTGCCTGAATCCTAGGGAGGGAGCAGGAAGGGAAAGCCCAGGTGAGGCTCTTCAGGATTATAGGTGTCTCGGAAACTGGGAGGCCAGGGAGCACCCTTAGTGGGAGGGTTCTCTATAATTTCAGTTCGTTTTTCTCTTGCACATTCTGCTCGAGTAGATCAATACCCCACAAATATATCCTGTGTGTATCCTGAGGGGAGGCAGGGTTGAAGGAAGCGGGGAGAGAGTACAGTTGCAGatagaggggaggagagaggctgAAGATAGAGCAGAGGCAGGGAGCCATGGTAGACGCAGGGGCCAGGAGGGTGGAAGAAGGCTGTGATCGAACAGGGGCCTCAAGGCACAGCTCCTTGGGCAGGCGGCCCCtacactggggctgggagcttgACACTATACCCATGTCACTCTCCCCTCATCCCTTTGCCCATCCTTATTCCAAACCTGCATCTTCTATTCCAACAGTCACACCTTCCTCATATGTCTCTTGTTATTCACTTGTTAAACATTTATCAAGCATCCTCAGGCTCCAGGCAGTGTGCTAGGCACCGGAGAAAGGCTGCTGAATTGAACCCTGCGCTGGCCTGGGGCTTCTTGACTGTTCTGTGAAAAGCCAGACAAGCAGGCAATGACAACACAGTGTGGTGAGGGCTGTGACAGGACACGCAGGAGTGCCCCCTGACCTTCCAGGAAAGGCCATGGAGGCGATGGCATCTGAGTTGAATGCTGCATGGTAAGATGTAATTGTCTGGTGAAGTGGGGGAAAGAAGGATGTTCCAGGCAGAAGGGACAGAGCTGATGGGCAGTTTGTCAGCATGGCAGAGAGGCCTTGCAGCAGAGTGGTTATGAGCACAGGAACTGGGGCGTGAATTCTGGGCAAGCCAGTTAGCTCCTCTGATACTCAGTGTGCCCACAATAAAATGGCAATAAACACAGCTCCTACCTCAAAAGGTTGTCATGAGGCTTAAATGAGTTGATACAAGTCGGTCCTGGCACAGGGCAACTGCTGTATTTGCACTGGCTGTTCTGGGCACAGCTTAGGCTTTGTGTAGTGTGGGAGAGAGTGTGTCCGCATGGGTGTGTGGTGAAGGATGAGGCTGGAAGGGAAATCAGGGGCCAGGTTATGAAGGGCCCCTGCTAAAGACCGTTAACAGGGAAATCATGGTGAGTTGGTTATTCCCTAACTCACCATGAAGAGCTCTGAGGCTTACCTTTCCCCTTTGTCCTCACCCTCCAGGCCTCATCTCTTTCCTTACTTCTTTTCCACATGCTGTCACTCTTCTTTCTTTGCTCAGAATTCAAATAATCACCATCCAATTCTAAGCACTGAGTGGCCAACTTAGGCTGGCAGAACCAGATGTCTGGGATTCTGGTCTCAAAGCTATGTGCAAGTTCATTCCTAAACAAGTCtccttttgctttcagcaatATGGAGGGGAGAGAAGCAGGAGGCTCTCCCAGCTGGAGGGTCTCATCCAAGCCCATACCCATTTTCTTGACTTGGTTACTTCAGGGCGTCGACCAGTCAGCccatcacttttcctttttcttacctAAATGAGTTGTCTTTTTGAGCAGAGATACTGACAGGGTAGTTACAGTTTCTCAGGGCAATGTCCTTCGATGGTCCTCCCTGGCTCAGCCCGCTATTTTGTGAAATACCAGGGATGGCCATTGCTAGACTAAAATGCAACCCTTCGTAATCCATCCCAGTCGGCCTCTTCAGCCACATCCCTCACCACTCAATTCCCTACTCACAGCGTCCTTTAATAGAGGCCAAATTGAACACCTGGCATATTGGGACCTCCAGAAAGTCACTTTGCCCATCTCCTATGGGTGAAATGAGATTACTGTCTGGCTCCATTTTTCTTGAAGTATGTTATATGATATTCAGTACTCCACCATTATCCCCTCCTACCCCTTTGGATTCTTGTCATCTACTGGGAAATACTGTTTCCTTAGTACTGGTTTGCCCTTAAAAAAGGTGTTTTATACGTAAACACCAAAACACCCAATGAAACCacctttactgagatataatttacatgccataaaattcaccctttcagAGTGGTTGTCATTCAGTAGTTTTTGTTATATTCAAATAGTTGTCCAACTATCACTACTAAGTcctgaacattttcatcaccctaaaaaggTAATCTGACCTGTTAATGGTTACTCCCCACTTttccctggtaaccactaatctgTGTTCagtctctacagatttgcctattctggacacttCATGTAAAAGGAATCAGGCAgtgtgtggtcttttgtgtctggctttgaCATGTACTCTTAAagaatcctcacaataatcttgAGATAGAAATTTCCACCTAACTTGGGTCTCTGGCTTCAGTTAGTGTTAACTGGTAGCAGCCATTCactcaagaaaatggaaaatctcCAGAACTGTTAAGAGACCTATTTCCTTACTATGTTGGTACCTGTACAATAGGAATAACAATGCATGCGGGTGGGTGAGCGAGGACGGACTTGACAAATTCTCTGGCATGACCACCCCAGCACAGTGTATGATGAACAACAAAACCAACTCTCAGCAAACATtacttaaaagtatttttttatttaatttctgagGTAAAATACTTCTTTCAACTTCCATAACAAAATACAGAGCTATCAGATACCCctggaaaaaatatgtatattatacatatatttctataacattacatcatatatatataatatatatgcaaaaatttgAAGACTTTATAGAAAGCGGAACATCTAAAAGGCACTGCACAATGGAGTTAAGATTACTTACattttatgtacatatacacactttACTCTGCTTAAGCAGGTAACTAGTGAAGTCACCTTTCACATGTAAATGTCTCATTCACAAATCCCTGCATCACAACTCTGTAACTCAAAGAATGCttaaatatctcaaaaaaaattaactggtaaCTTTTTTCCCCCTAAGAAGAAACCAAGAATGGAGCAGTTCTTGAAAGATTGAATCAAAGCTTTCTAAACAAAGTAAAAATGTAAGTTTCATTActgtttacaaaacaaaaagcacaaacataattatggaataaataaaaaacaagggaCAAACAGCCAACTGACTCTACCCACTTGGTGAGAAGTGATATACTTCgactatttttttaatgcttctgAAAGTTTCTTGGCCCATAGAGGACTAGGGTGCAATCATTCCCTGTGTTAGTGAGTTGGGTTTAATGCAGCTTCAAAATTAGGGTGAAGGGACTTGGtgaaatgtttatattaaatatttcactccTACCCCTTCTTCAGGAAAAAAGGTGAGCTCAGCAAGGCTGGATGCCATTAAGAGatatttactgttttctttttctatagctAAAAAAGCAAATTTTACACAAAGAAGCTCTTGATTAATGAAATTTCAATagatttatatttgtaaaattttaaacatttggcacagcaaaatttggaaaaaatgggGGAGAAAAAATAGGTCTGGTTGTTGTCCCCCTTTTTCCACCTGCTGCTGGACAGTGATGAGATgctcacagaagagaaaggactgACTTTGTACCAGGCTGGCGACAGTTGCTACCAGGAGTGGGCTGAGGGGGGAAAAACTATCTCCCACTCTTTTGTCCCAGGCAATGTCAACGACCTCCACATTCCCTGGCCCACTTCCTGAGCAACCCCTCTGTATAAGGACCCTCCcctcccaaccccaaccccagagTGCAGTGCAAATCAACCAACAATTTACTGGTGGAATGGCAATCAAAGGAAACAGTTAAACACCAAACAATTTCTTAAagccaaaaaatattttcatggagTTGAACATTTTTCGAATGTGTTTTTTTCAAGTGTAAAAGCAGTGACGTTTTGTTCAAACAGAAGCAGCATCTAGGAATTAATTCTGGCACTTGGGTTCTAGGGGGTTACAGGTATGCATCATGGATTCTTCTCCCTCTTATTTAAAAAGGCCTCATGTTTCTATTCCTGAGTTCATACCAACACCTGCTGGCTCTCCCCTCTAGTGGACAGTGGGTGGCCAGCCAGCCTCCCTGGTTAGATTGGGCAATGCCAAGCAGACATCCCTCATTCACCTGCTGGGCTTGCTTTCTGATTCAGAGGTAAGTCGAAGTGCAGAGAAAGAAACTTACAAAAGCACAACCACCAAAGGCAGCCTGAACGGGGAGCCCTGTGCAGACTGAGTTGCTGGCGACCACCCTCTCACTCCCATTCCTGGGGAAAGGTAGGTCACTCACGGAATTTGAATCAAACATGGGGGAGGACACCTGCCAAGCAATAATATGATGGACTCAAGTCATCCTAGGCCATCTACTGTCTCCCTCACCTGCCCTAACCTCTTCTGAGTCCCTCCCTCTCTTGTGCAAGCactgtagtttaaaaaggaaaaaacacccCCCACCATTAAAAGACAACCTTCAAATGTTACTCAGTATACAAAGTTTGCTTAGGCTAAGGTGGAGTCGGAAATGTCTCTAATTGTAGACACCATCTCTGTGCCACCCTTCCTCTCATCAGATATGGAGTGATTTCTTCTCTCCCTGCTGCAACGCAGATCTGAGCCACAGTCAGGTACCGACGTACACAACAtaggcacatgtgcacacacacagaaggtGGGCTGCTGCTTCTTTCTCTCTGCCCCAATCCAGGCTCTTTTGCTTCACGTAAGATTAATACTTTCCCATTCCTCTGAAGTTGTTGGAAGGAAATTTCCCAAGAAGAAACAATTCCTCACTGCCTATAAACTGGAGTCTCATGTGGGATAGTCAATTGAACATGAGAATCAGAACAATCTGGGCAAATGGGTATGGCAAGAATGGGAACACCACAACAGGACAGACACCAACTCTTTCATTCATGCCAGGCCTTTTGGCATCTGGTTGCCTTCTGTGTCTTCTTTCCACCTCTTCCTTCAGTCTCAACAAACATCCACTTGTACCCCCAGCTACCTTCCACGTTTCCAGGTATCATCGGCTCTTAACTCCCACAAGCCTGCCTTTTGGCTACCCATCCCAACAATATCAAGAGGGAATGACTAAATATCAGCTAGAAACTTAGCCATGTCTTAACATtcctggattatctgaaaagCTGTCCATGCCCTTTTACAGGTTTATGGTGACAGACCCGTATCATCTTAAAGTATGTTCATAGTTAAGGCTTGacttaagaaaataagagaacCAGACATAATGGAAAGACCTCTTCAATAATGTTGTCATGCCTCTTGGTGAACGTGCTCACAGTCACACTTTGGTTTGGCTCCCCAAACCcacaacagaaaaggaaaaatgagtattttgtttttcatttgttttgtatttaaagGCATTGGGTTACTTCCTCCTGCCCTCTTTTCTTCCCTGAACAAGAGTTTACAACTCCTCATGGCTTCTTAATAGGTGAAGTAGGTGAAAAGTCTGAGAAGCTCACAGCAGGGTTTGCCGTCTCAACTATGCAGCTGAGAGGTCACCAGCTCCTGTGCCTTCCCAGCCCCACTATAATTGGCAGTATGCTTGTTCATGTTtcctgaaaacattttctttaaaaaggaaaagaaaaaaatgccaaacaacatcaaccaaaaaaaaagggaagaagaaaaagagcaacATCCGAACATTCCCCAAGCCCCACCCCAGTAAGTCTGAGATTATCTTATTCCTTCCCTGAAATAAAGAAGCATTTCAGGCAAAATACTTAGTATTAATGGTCTCTTACTGCTCAACCTCCCAACCATGCTGTTTTCCCTTTTATGTATATCTCTTGGagcaaaataaattcattaatgGCTTTCCACATATaaatacaatagaaaagaaagaagtctgGAACCTGAACTATCGTGGGACCAAAAAGTATCTTGGCCCTTTGGGAGTTTCCTTGCCAGAAAGTATAAGCCTCAACAAGAAATAGAGGCTCCCTCTCCTTTGAGTTCAATACCCTCCCTGTGTCCTACTCACCAGGAAAATAAGTGTGTTCATATCCCACCTAATTTACAACAGAAGATAACCCCATCCCAtccccaaaacataaaaatacaagtcTATGCCCCTAGAATGATCAAACCAGTTTaactccctccccccaccctgaaATCTTGCTAcataaatacatgtatgtatttgaTTATAGTATAAACAGCTCCTAATCCACTTCCAGTTCTAAGCATCAGCAGCTGCTGTTGCCAAGCCCTGGGGTCCTGACCCATTCCAGAGAAACTTGCCACTCTTGCTCAGCTCTCGGGCTTCAGGGTCATCATTCCAGCGCCGCTTCAACCGAAGCTTGGGGGGCATCAGGGCATCTTCTTTCTTCTCAGGTGCACTGGGCTCTTTGCCAGGCCTGTCCTCACTGTCTTCAGTCACCTCCAGAGGTTCTTCACTTGGGGTGCTAATGGGCACGGAGGGCCAGATGGGTGGTGCAGCAGGACGGGCAAAGATGGTGCCTTTTTCCTCTTCAATGGTCCTGCTTGGCACAGTGCCCTCTTCTTGAGTGTGCTCCTCCTTCTCTTGTGCCGACTGCCTGAGGCTCTCAGGATCCTTTTCAGAGGCAGGTTCCACCTTGATTCTTGGGGCAATAGAAGCCATGGTGGGCGTGGCGATTGGTGCTGACTCCTCGCTGCTCTCAACCCTCTCCCGGTTCTTCCGCCCAACTGGTGGGGGCTGCAGCTTGATGGAGAACTGAGTTGACTCCTCAGGATGCATTTGGCACTGCAGTGGTGGAACCATGAGCCCCGGGTAACGGGGAAAAGTCCGAGGACTCAGATGGTAGTTGAACACAGAACAAGCTTGAGAATGAAGGTAGTGTTTCATTTCCTCAGGGTTGAAGGAGAAGCAGCTGCTGCTGGTGAAAGGGCTCAGGCCTGGTGATGGGCTATAGGAGAAGATGGTGGGAGTCAGGGAGAGGGCTGGTGAAATGGGGACATTAAGGACACCTCCCCGGCCAGGGATTGGAGAAACAGCGAAGGGACTGTGGGGGTCAGGGTACATCCCTGGCCTAGCAAACAGAGGAAGCATTATGTCAGGCTTGCGTTTCTGATGGCCAATCCCTCCTCCACCAACGGCATTCCTGGAGGACATGGGA of the Symphalangus syndactylus isolate Jambi chromosome 12, NHGRI_mSymSyn1-v2.1_pri, whole genome shotgun sequence genome contains:
- the ETV3 gene encoding ETS translocation variant 3, encoding MKAGCSIVEKPEGGGGYQFPDWAYKTESSPGSRQIQLWHFILELLQKEEFRHVIAWQQGEYGEFVIKDPDEVARLWGRRKCKPQMNYDKLSRALRYYYNKRILHKTKGKRFTYKFNFNKLVMPNYPFINIRSSGVVPQSAPPVPTASSRFHFPPLDTHSPTSDMQPGRFSASSLTASGQESSNGTDRKTELSELEDGSAADWRRGVDPMSSRNAVGGGGIGHQKRKPDIMLPLFARPGMYPDPHSPFAVSPIPGRGGVLNVPISPALSLTPTIFSYSPSPGLSPFTSSSCFSFNPEEMKHYLHSQACSVFNYHLSPRTFPRYPGLMVPPLQCQMHPEESTQFSIKLQPPPVGRKNRERVESSEESAPIATPTMASIAPRIKVEPASEKDPESLRQSAQEKEEHTQEEGTVPSRTIEEEKGTIFARPAAPPIWPSVPISTPSEEPLEVTEDSEDRPGKEPSAPEKKEDALMPPKLRLKRRWNDDPEARELSKSGKFLWNGSGPQGLATAAADA